The Bradyrhizobium ottawaense genome window below encodes:
- a CDS encoding VOC family protein — protein MYDHIGLRVADLDAATRFYTAVLAPLGYVLCSSGDGYAGFGPKGEPGLWLHLNKGRKADGAHIAFRAGNHDAVKAFHSEGLKSGGRDNGGAGPRKDYSPTYYAAFLIDPDGNNVEAVCV, from the coding sequence GGGCTTCGCGTTGCCGATCTCGACGCCGCGACGCGCTTCTACACCGCGGTGCTGGCGCCGCTCGGTTACGTCCTGTGCTCCAGCGGCGACGGCTATGCCGGCTTCGGGCCGAAGGGCGAGCCGGGGCTGTGGCTGCACCTGAACAAGGGCCGCAAGGCCGACGGCGCGCACATCGCGTTCCGCGCCGGAAATCATGACGCGGTCAAGGCGTTCCACAGCGAAGGCCTGAAGAGCGGCGGCCGCGACAATGGCGGCGCCGGGCCGCGCAAGGATTACAGCCCGACCTACTACGCGGCGTTCCTGATTGATCCCGATGGCAATAATGTCGAGGCGGTTTGTGTGTAG
- a CDS encoding SRPBCC family protein, whose product MASIHNDISINAPARDVWDAVRDFGALHERLAPGFVTACTIDGDARIVTFANGSVAREVLVDCDDARQRLVYAINNERLQHYSASVQVIADGDRRSRLVWIIDMLPNELAAYVQGQTKDAVVAIHKAFPPAAA is encoded by the coding sequence ATGGCCTCCATCCACAACGACATCTCCATCAATGCCCCGGCACGCGACGTCTGGGATGCGGTGCGCGATTTCGGCGCGCTGCATGAACGGCTGGCACCCGGCTTCGTCACCGCCTGCACGATCGACGGCGATGCGCGTATCGTCACGTTCGCCAACGGTTCGGTGGCGCGCGAAGTGCTGGTCGATTGCGACGACGCGCGGCAGCGCCTCGTCTATGCCATCAACAACGAGCGGCTGCAGCATTACAGCGCCTCGGTGCAGGTGATCGCCGACGGCGACCGGAGAAGCCGCCTGGTGTGGATCATCGACATGCTGCCGAACGAGCTTGCAGCCTACGTCCAGGGCCAGACCAAGGACGCCGTCGTTGCGATACATAAAGCGTTTCCGCCCGCTGCAGCTTAG